One window of the Sebastes umbrosus isolate fSebUmb1 chromosome 1, fSebUmb1.pri, whole genome shotgun sequence genome contains the following:
- the ttll3 gene encoding tubulin monoglycylase TTLL3 isoform X1, with translation MQQMPLLQSTVAPVEGRLRRSVPSLPAIKPDRLKTAKTFVEKAVKLRKVFSVQGPYPVIRAALWARGWVERRLPHPAQRAPHCHGNGEDDGDDGDVSTDVTERVDEGGKEENLDDTYDLMSRLVRNETTYFHWTTRRDYIDWRSLRNDQFTNHYANSGTFTTKVGLCVNLRNLQWFDTADPDTFFPRCYRLGAEDEKHTFIEDFRRTACTSLLQHVVETSTWRRDRAEDKNSVSDELDDVEHQFVGPGMIDTALHVCQEFLSVLEHGDIDVTVETRPSVEEQQWAEFLQDYYMVVHDGALIRGSGVFVERCQAMLIRLQEVCPQLDTDGINNIWIIKPGAMSRGRGIICMNRLDEILALVDSDRALTKESKWVVQKYLERPLLVHGTKFDLRQWFLVTDWNPLTVWFYRECYLRFSTQPYSTKTLDSSVHLCNNSIQKHFQPSCERHPGVPEDNMWSCSQFKAYLQRQGRGAEWESVVVPGMQQAVVRTLQTAQDLVEPRKASFELYGADFMLGGDLRPWLLEINASPTMACSTAVTARLCPAVQLDTLRVVLDRRTDPSAYTGGFQLIFKQAAVEVPQYVGVNLLVEGAPIKRSRPPLHRQTVISNPPLDIQFPPDQSLSGEVETTHKPSGHKSYAVSTFRHSGKENRAAGEKRRQLTSTSPKREAEGRPDVQTTSCVSKSRRSLAREQPLVVHTEPQRKARRLGLSLGANGATLVPRSLSFSLSPPHSMKDCRSQANPGHGSHISRSFLPQTAFEAKHRTPARVFPSLRGPLPTLVVFSLRPNIVAGATACRNPNLSSHPSVHRHQFFLCSQRQSMGKYKRECTGEHKYQWY, from the exons ATGCAACAAATGCCAT TGTTACAATCCACAGTGGCTCCAGTGGAGGGGAGGTTACGCCGCAGTGTGCCAAGCCTGCCAGCGATCAAGCCGGACCGGCTAAAAACAGCTAAAACGTTCGTGGAGAAAGCAGTGAAG CTCAGAAAAGTGTTCTCAGTGCAGGGGCCCTACCCTGTGATCCGTGCTGCCTTATGGGCCAGAGGGTGGGTGGAACGCCGTTTGCCCCATCCTGCCCAGAGAGCACCTCATTGCCATGGCAACGGGGAGGATGATGGCGATGATGGTGATGTCAGCACTGATGTTACTG AGAGAGTGGACGAAGGCGGGAAAGAGGAGAACCTTGATGACACGTATGATCTCatg TCTCGCCTGGTTCGAAATGAAACAACGTATTTCCACTGGACAACACGTCGGGATTACATAGATTGGCGCTCTTTACGGAATGACCAATTCACAAACCACTATGCAAATTCTGGGACGTTTACTACCAAG GTCGGGCTCTGTGTGAACCTGCGTAACCTTCAGTGGTTTGATACAGCTGATCCGGACACCTTCTTCCCAAGATGCTACCGACTTGGAGCAGAGGATGAAAAGCATACATTCATAG AGGATTTCAGGAGGACAGCGTGCACCAGCCTGCTGCAGCATGTGGTTGAGACAAGtacatggaggagagatagaGCAGAAGACAAAAACAGTGTTTCTGATG AGCTGGATGATGTGGAGCATCAATTTGTTGGTCCGGGAATGATCGACACGGCGTTGCACGTGTGTCAAGAGTTTCTCAGTGTTTTAGAGCACGGAGACATCGATGTAACCGTAGAAACACGGCCCTCAGTGGAGGAACAGCAGTGGGCAGAGTTCCTGCAAGACTACTACATGGTTGTGCA TGACGGTGCGTTGATCAGGGGCAGCGGTGTGTTTGTGGAGCGCTGCCAGGCCATGTTAATCAGACTGCAGGAGGTTTGCCCCCAGCTGGATACCGATGGAATAAATAACATCTGGATCATCAAACCAGGCGCCATGTCTAGAGGACGAG GTATTATTTGTATGAATCGCCTGGATGAGATTTTGGCACTTGTGGACAGTGACAGAGCCCTGACTAAGGAGAGTAAGTGGGTGGTTCAGAAATACCTGGAGCGTCCTCTGTTGGTCCACGGCACCAAGTTTGACCTCCGCCAGTGGTTCCTGGTCACCGACTGGAACCCTCTGACTGTCTGGTTCTACAGAGAGTGCTACCTGCGGTTCTCCACTCAGCCTTACTCGACAAAAACTCTGGACAG CTCAGTCCACCTGTGCAACAACTCCATCCAGAAGCACTTCCAGCCGTCCTGTGAGCGCCACCCAGGAGTGCCTGAGGACAATATGTGGTCCTGCTCTCAGTTTAAGGCCTATCTACAGCGGCAGGGCCGTGGGGCAGAGTGGGAGTCTGTGGTGGTCCCAGGCATGCAGCAAGCGGTGGTCCGTACCCTGCAGACAGCCCAGGACCTGGTCGAGCCCCGCAAGGCCAGCTTTGAGCTCTACGGAGCCGACTTCATGTTGGGCGGAGATCTGAGGCCTTGGCTTCTGGAGATCAACGCCAGTCCAACTATGGCCTGCTCCACCGCTGTGACCGCTCGCCTCTGCCCTGCTGTGCAGCTGGACACACTGAGGGTTGTGCTCGATCGACGGACTGATCCCAGCGCTTACACAGGAGGCTTCCAGCTAATCTTCAAACAG GCTGCAGTTGAAGTTCCTCAGTATGTGGGAGTGAACCTGCTGGTGGAAGGAGCCCCCATAAAGCGATCCAGGCCTCCACTTCACAGACAAACTGTTATTTCTAACCCGCCTCTCGACATCCAGTTCCCTCCGGACCAGTCGTTGTCAGGAGAGGTTGAAACGACACATAAACCATCAGGTCACAAGTCCTACGCAGTCTCCACATTCCGCCACTCAGGCAAGGAGAACCGAGCTgctggagagaaaaggaggcagCTGACATCAACATCTCCTAAGAGGGAAGCCGAGGGGAGACCAGATGTTCAGACTACCTCCTGTGTTAGCAAGTCCCGTCGCAGTCTGGCACGTGAACAGCCTTTGGTGGTACACACTGAACCTCAGAGGAAAGCGCGACGTTTGGGTTTGAGTCTTGGTGCCAACGGGGCAACTCTGGTCCCACGGAGCCTTTCCTTTTCCCTCAGCCCCCCTCACAGCATGAAAGACTGCAGATCTCAGGCCAACCCAGGCCATGGATCACACATCTCCAGGTCCTTCCTTCCCCAGACGGCATTTGAGGCCAAACACAGGACTCCTGCCCGGGTCTTTCCTTCACTCCGGGGTCCCCTTCCTACCTTGGTGGTCTTTAGCTTGCGACCGAACATTGTGGCTGGAGCCACTGCCTGTCGTAATCCAAATCTGTCCTCTCATCCCAGCGTCCACAGGCATCAGTTCTTCCTCTGCTCTCAAAGGCAAAGCATGGGCAAATATAAAAGAGAGTGCACAGGGGAACATAAATACCAGTGGTATTGA
- the ttll3 gene encoding tubulin monoglycylase TTLL3 isoform X2, giving the protein MQQMPLLQSTVAPVEGRLRRSVPSLPAIKPDRLKTAKTFVEKAVKLRKVFSVQGPYPVIRAALWARGWVERRLPHPAQRAPHCHGNGEDDGDDERVDEGGKEENLDDTYDLMSRLVRNETTYFHWTTRRDYIDWRSLRNDQFTNHYANSGTFTTKVGLCVNLRNLQWFDTADPDTFFPRCYRLGAEDEKHTFIEDFRRTACTSLLQHVVETSTWRRDRAEDKNSVSDELDDVEHQFVGPGMIDTALHVCQEFLSVLEHGDIDVTVETRPSVEEQQWAEFLQDYYMVVHDGALIRGSGVFVERCQAMLIRLQEVCPQLDTDGINNIWIIKPGAMSRGRGIICMNRLDEILALVDSDRALTKESKWVVQKYLERPLLVHGTKFDLRQWFLVTDWNPLTVWFYRECYLRFSTQPYSTKTLDSSVHLCNNSIQKHFQPSCERHPGVPEDNMWSCSQFKAYLQRQGRGAEWESVVVPGMQQAVVRTLQTAQDLVEPRKASFELYGADFMLGGDLRPWLLEINASPTMACSTAVTARLCPAVQLDTLRVVLDRRTDPSAYTGGFQLIFKQAAVEVPQYVGVNLLVEGAPIKRSRPPLHRQTVISNPPLDIQFPPDQSLSGEVETTHKPSGHKSYAVSTFRHSGKENRAAGEKRRQLTSTSPKREAEGRPDVQTTSCVSKSRRSLAREQPLVVHTEPQRKARRLGLSLGANGATLVPRSLSFSLSPPHSMKDCRSQANPGHGSHISRSFLPQTAFEAKHRTPARVFPSLRGPLPTLVVFSLRPNIVAGATACRNPNLSSHPSVHRHQFFLCSQRQSMGKYKRECTGEHKYQWY; this is encoded by the exons ATGCAACAAATGCCAT TGTTACAATCCACAGTGGCTCCAGTGGAGGGGAGGTTACGCCGCAGTGTGCCAAGCCTGCCAGCGATCAAGCCGGACCGGCTAAAAACAGCTAAAACGTTCGTGGAGAAAGCAGTGAAG CTCAGAAAAGTGTTCTCAGTGCAGGGGCCCTACCCTGTGATCCGTGCTGCCTTATGGGCCAGAGGGTGGGTGGAACGCCGTTTGCCCCATCCTGCCCAGAGAGCACCTCATTGCCATGGCAACGGGGAGGATGATGGCGATGATG AGAGAGTGGACGAAGGCGGGAAAGAGGAGAACCTTGATGACACGTATGATCTCatg TCTCGCCTGGTTCGAAATGAAACAACGTATTTCCACTGGACAACACGTCGGGATTACATAGATTGGCGCTCTTTACGGAATGACCAATTCACAAACCACTATGCAAATTCTGGGACGTTTACTACCAAG GTCGGGCTCTGTGTGAACCTGCGTAACCTTCAGTGGTTTGATACAGCTGATCCGGACACCTTCTTCCCAAGATGCTACCGACTTGGAGCAGAGGATGAAAAGCATACATTCATAG AGGATTTCAGGAGGACAGCGTGCACCAGCCTGCTGCAGCATGTGGTTGAGACAAGtacatggaggagagatagaGCAGAAGACAAAAACAGTGTTTCTGATG AGCTGGATGATGTGGAGCATCAATTTGTTGGTCCGGGAATGATCGACACGGCGTTGCACGTGTGTCAAGAGTTTCTCAGTGTTTTAGAGCACGGAGACATCGATGTAACCGTAGAAACACGGCCCTCAGTGGAGGAACAGCAGTGGGCAGAGTTCCTGCAAGACTACTACATGGTTGTGCA TGACGGTGCGTTGATCAGGGGCAGCGGTGTGTTTGTGGAGCGCTGCCAGGCCATGTTAATCAGACTGCAGGAGGTTTGCCCCCAGCTGGATACCGATGGAATAAATAACATCTGGATCATCAAACCAGGCGCCATGTCTAGAGGACGAG GTATTATTTGTATGAATCGCCTGGATGAGATTTTGGCACTTGTGGACAGTGACAGAGCCCTGACTAAGGAGAGTAAGTGGGTGGTTCAGAAATACCTGGAGCGTCCTCTGTTGGTCCACGGCACCAAGTTTGACCTCCGCCAGTGGTTCCTGGTCACCGACTGGAACCCTCTGACTGTCTGGTTCTACAGAGAGTGCTACCTGCGGTTCTCCACTCAGCCTTACTCGACAAAAACTCTGGACAG CTCAGTCCACCTGTGCAACAACTCCATCCAGAAGCACTTCCAGCCGTCCTGTGAGCGCCACCCAGGAGTGCCTGAGGACAATATGTGGTCCTGCTCTCAGTTTAAGGCCTATCTACAGCGGCAGGGCCGTGGGGCAGAGTGGGAGTCTGTGGTGGTCCCAGGCATGCAGCAAGCGGTGGTCCGTACCCTGCAGACAGCCCAGGACCTGGTCGAGCCCCGCAAGGCCAGCTTTGAGCTCTACGGAGCCGACTTCATGTTGGGCGGAGATCTGAGGCCTTGGCTTCTGGAGATCAACGCCAGTCCAACTATGGCCTGCTCCACCGCTGTGACCGCTCGCCTCTGCCCTGCTGTGCAGCTGGACACACTGAGGGTTGTGCTCGATCGACGGACTGATCCCAGCGCTTACACAGGAGGCTTCCAGCTAATCTTCAAACAG GCTGCAGTTGAAGTTCCTCAGTATGTGGGAGTGAACCTGCTGGTGGAAGGAGCCCCCATAAAGCGATCCAGGCCTCCACTTCACAGACAAACTGTTATTTCTAACCCGCCTCTCGACATCCAGTTCCCTCCGGACCAGTCGTTGTCAGGAGAGGTTGAAACGACACATAAACCATCAGGTCACAAGTCCTACGCAGTCTCCACATTCCGCCACTCAGGCAAGGAGAACCGAGCTgctggagagaaaaggaggcagCTGACATCAACATCTCCTAAGAGGGAAGCCGAGGGGAGACCAGATGTTCAGACTACCTCCTGTGTTAGCAAGTCCCGTCGCAGTCTGGCACGTGAACAGCCTTTGGTGGTACACACTGAACCTCAGAGGAAAGCGCGACGTTTGGGTTTGAGTCTTGGTGCCAACGGGGCAACTCTGGTCCCACGGAGCCTTTCCTTTTCCCTCAGCCCCCCTCACAGCATGAAAGACTGCAGATCTCAGGCCAACCCAGGCCATGGATCACACATCTCCAGGTCCTTCCTTCCCCAGACGGCATTTGAGGCCAAACACAGGACTCCTGCCCGGGTCTTTCCTTCACTCCGGGGTCCCCTTCCTACCTTGGTGGTCTTTAGCTTGCGACCGAACATTGTGGCTGGAGCCACTGCCTGTCGTAATCCAAATCTGTCCTCTCATCCCAGCGTCCACAGGCATCAGTTCTTCCTCTGCTCTCAAAGGCAAAGCATGGGCAAATATAAAAGAGAGTGCACAGGGGAACATAAATACCAGTGGTATTGA
- the ttll3 gene encoding tubulin monoglycylase TTLL3 isoform X3, which produces MSRLVRNETTYFHWTTRRDYIDWRSLRNDQFTNHYANSGTFTTKVGLCVNLRNLQWFDTADPDTFFPRCYRLGAEDEKHTFIEDFRRTACTSLLQHVVETSTWRRDRAEDKNSVSDELDDVEHQFVGPGMIDTALHVCQEFLSVLEHGDIDVTVETRPSVEEQQWAEFLQDYYMVVHDGALIRGSGVFVERCQAMLIRLQEVCPQLDTDGINNIWIIKPGAMSRGRGIICMNRLDEILALVDSDRALTKESKWVVQKYLERPLLVHGTKFDLRQWFLVTDWNPLTVWFYRECYLRFSTQPYSTKTLDSSVHLCNNSIQKHFQPSCERHPGVPEDNMWSCSQFKAYLQRQGRGAEWESVVVPGMQQAVVRTLQTAQDLVEPRKASFELYGADFMLGGDLRPWLLEINASPTMACSTAVTARLCPAVQLDTLRVVLDRRTDPSAYTGGFQLIFKQAAVEVPQYVGVNLLVEGAPIKRSRPPLHRQTVISNPPLDIQFPPDQSLSGEVETTHKPSGHKSYAVSTFRHSGKENRAAGEKRRQLTSTSPKREAEGRPDVQTTSCVSKSRRSLAREQPLVVHTEPQRKARRLGLSLGANGATLVPRSLSFSLSPPHSMKDCRSQANPGHGSHISRSFLPQTAFEAKHRTPARVFPSLRGPLPTLVVFSLRPNIVAGATACRNPNLSSHPSVHRHQFFLCSQRQSMGKYKRECTGEHKYQWY; this is translated from the exons atg TCTCGCCTGGTTCGAAATGAAACAACGTATTTCCACTGGACAACACGTCGGGATTACATAGATTGGCGCTCTTTACGGAATGACCAATTCACAAACCACTATGCAAATTCTGGGACGTTTACTACCAAG GTCGGGCTCTGTGTGAACCTGCGTAACCTTCAGTGGTTTGATACAGCTGATCCGGACACCTTCTTCCCAAGATGCTACCGACTTGGAGCAGAGGATGAAAAGCATACATTCATAG AGGATTTCAGGAGGACAGCGTGCACCAGCCTGCTGCAGCATGTGGTTGAGACAAGtacatggaggagagatagaGCAGAAGACAAAAACAGTGTTTCTGATG AGCTGGATGATGTGGAGCATCAATTTGTTGGTCCGGGAATGATCGACACGGCGTTGCACGTGTGTCAAGAGTTTCTCAGTGTTTTAGAGCACGGAGACATCGATGTAACCGTAGAAACACGGCCCTCAGTGGAGGAACAGCAGTGGGCAGAGTTCCTGCAAGACTACTACATGGTTGTGCA TGACGGTGCGTTGATCAGGGGCAGCGGTGTGTTTGTGGAGCGCTGCCAGGCCATGTTAATCAGACTGCAGGAGGTTTGCCCCCAGCTGGATACCGATGGAATAAATAACATCTGGATCATCAAACCAGGCGCCATGTCTAGAGGACGAG GTATTATTTGTATGAATCGCCTGGATGAGATTTTGGCACTTGTGGACAGTGACAGAGCCCTGACTAAGGAGAGTAAGTGGGTGGTTCAGAAATACCTGGAGCGTCCTCTGTTGGTCCACGGCACCAAGTTTGACCTCCGCCAGTGGTTCCTGGTCACCGACTGGAACCCTCTGACTGTCTGGTTCTACAGAGAGTGCTACCTGCGGTTCTCCACTCAGCCTTACTCGACAAAAACTCTGGACAG CTCAGTCCACCTGTGCAACAACTCCATCCAGAAGCACTTCCAGCCGTCCTGTGAGCGCCACCCAGGAGTGCCTGAGGACAATATGTGGTCCTGCTCTCAGTTTAAGGCCTATCTACAGCGGCAGGGCCGTGGGGCAGAGTGGGAGTCTGTGGTGGTCCCAGGCATGCAGCAAGCGGTGGTCCGTACCCTGCAGACAGCCCAGGACCTGGTCGAGCCCCGCAAGGCCAGCTTTGAGCTCTACGGAGCCGACTTCATGTTGGGCGGAGATCTGAGGCCTTGGCTTCTGGAGATCAACGCCAGTCCAACTATGGCCTGCTCCACCGCTGTGACCGCTCGCCTCTGCCCTGCTGTGCAGCTGGACACACTGAGGGTTGTGCTCGATCGACGGACTGATCCCAGCGCTTACACAGGAGGCTTCCAGCTAATCTTCAAACAG GCTGCAGTTGAAGTTCCTCAGTATGTGGGAGTGAACCTGCTGGTGGAAGGAGCCCCCATAAAGCGATCCAGGCCTCCACTTCACAGACAAACTGTTATTTCTAACCCGCCTCTCGACATCCAGTTCCCTCCGGACCAGTCGTTGTCAGGAGAGGTTGAAACGACACATAAACCATCAGGTCACAAGTCCTACGCAGTCTCCACATTCCGCCACTCAGGCAAGGAGAACCGAGCTgctggagagaaaaggaggcagCTGACATCAACATCTCCTAAGAGGGAAGCCGAGGGGAGACCAGATGTTCAGACTACCTCCTGTGTTAGCAAGTCCCGTCGCAGTCTGGCACGTGAACAGCCTTTGGTGGTACACACTGAACCTCAGAGGAAAGCGCGACGTTTGGGTTTGAGTCTTGGTGCCAACGGGGCAACTCTGGTCCCACGGAGCCTTTCCTTTTCCCTCAGCCCCCCTCACAGCATGAAAGACTGCAGATCTCAGGCCAACCCAGGCCATGGATCACACATCTCCAGGTCCTTCCTTCCCCAGACGGCATTTGAGGCCAAACACAGGACTCCTGCCCGGGTCTTTCCTTCACTCCGGGGTCCCCTTCCTACCTTGGTGGTCTTTAGCTTGCGACCGAACATTGTGGCTGGAGCCACTGCCTGTCGTAATCCAAATCTGTCCTCTCATCCCAGCGTCCACAGGCATCAGTTCTTCCTCTGCTCTCAAAGGCAAAGCATGGGCAAATATAAAAGAGAGTGCACAGGGGAACATAAATACCAGTGGTATTGA
- the LOC119495787 gene encoding class E basic helix-loop-helix protein 40-like has protein sequence MERIPSAQPPPHLSKHQADLSDVQGMDFPMYVYKPRRGMKRGGEESKETYKLPHRLIEKKRRDRINECIAQLKDLLPEHLKLTTLGHLEKAVVLELTLKHVKALTSLLEQQQQKILALQNGMQIEQPTVSQEKSEEMFRSGFHMCAKEMLQYLGNHETDEDFTPSHVINHLHKVAAEVLQSPVRPRTPLSPPPEEIPSYHHQHQPHKEMPASIAPKPSEGYRRNCVPVIQRAYAPTSSEQSGSDTDTDSGYGGELEKAESGAQQGRPGYYGQESHLKRALDERQSSGIKREDEERRHKRPRVESSEDELLSGGESSSSSASSSSSGYGSYMSVSPNHPTAPHPLCMPFYLIPPSAAAYLPMLEKCWYPGAVPMLYPGMGGSAPAMSNERPQLVMSPRGGSPAPTISQSQTPMDSPALLQALKQVPPINQETKD, from the exons ATGGAGCGAATCCCCAGCGCGCAACCTCCACCTCATCTGTCCAAACACCAGGCTGATCTCTCGGACGTGCAAGG GATGGATTTCCCCATGTATGTTTATAAACCCAGGCGAGgaatgaagagaggaggagaggagagcaag GAAACCTACAAGCTGCCTCACAGACTCATTGAGAAGAAAAGGCGCGATCGGATAAACGAGTGCATCGCTCAGTTGAAAGATTTATTACCAGAGCACCTGAAACTCACG ACTCTGGGCCATCTGGAGAAGGCTGTGGTTTTAGAGCTGACGCTCAAGCACGTGAAAGCCCTCACCTCTCTTctggagcagcagcaacagaagaTCCTCGCTCTGCAGAACGGCATGCAAATTG AGCAGCCCACTGTCAGCCAGGAGAAGTCGGAGGAGATGTTCCGCTCTGGCTTCCACATGTGTGCCAAGGAGATGCTCCAGTATCTCGGCAATCACGAGACCGACGAAGACTTCACGCCGTCCCATGTCATCAATCACCTCCACAAGGTAGCCGCAGAGGTGCTGCAAAGTCCGGTTAGACCCCGCACTCCTCTCAGCCCTCCACCTGAGGAGATCCCCTCctaccaccaccagcaccaacCTCACAAGGAGATGCCCGCCAGCATAGCGCCAAAACCCAGCGAGGGCTACAGGAGGAACTGTGTGCCCGTCATCCAGAGGGCGTACGCTCCGACGAGCAGCGAGCAGAGCGGCAGCGACACGGATACAGACAGCGGCTATGGGGGAGAGCTGGAGAAGGCTGAATCTGGGGCGCAACAGGGACGTCCAGGTTACTACGGTCAGGAGAGCCACCTGAAGCGAGCGCTCGACGAGAGACAAAGCTCCGGCATCAAGCGGGAGGATGAGGAGCGGCGACACAAGCGACCCCGGGTGGAGTCGTCGGAGGATGAGCTGCTCTCAGGCGgagaatcatcatcatcatcagcatcatcgtCCTCTAGCGGTTACGGCAGTTACATGAGCGTATCCCCCAACCATCCAACTGCTCCACATCCCCTCTGCATGCCTTTCTACCTCATTCCACCCTCCGCTGCAGCCTACCTGCCGATGCTGGAGAAGTGCTGGTACCCCGGAGCCGTGCCCATGCTCTACCCTGGCATGGGGGGCTCTGCACCCGCCATGTCCAACGAAAGACCTCAGCTAGTGATGTCTCCCAGAGGAGGCTCTCCAGCCCCGACCATATCTCAATCTCAGACCCCCATGGACTCCCCTGCCCTCCTCCAGGCACTAAAGCAGGTACCACCCATCAACCAGGAAACCAAAGACTGA